The genomic window taagaacaaatatttgaatagGATCTAGGACAAAGAAAAAGCATATAAAAAAGACAGGTTATTTGGTTGCTCGCAATAAAGATATGCAAGAATCAACTTACTATTGATATTACGAAAGTACGATTTTAAAGTTAGATAACAAAATAATTGAGCAAATCATAAGATATAATAATCTATAAATTTTTACACTATAGTGCATAAGACATATTATTTCCTCCCATCATAGCGAATCTACTGTTAAATTTCTTAACTTTGTAGAATATAAGGTTCAATCAAATTGTTGATAGTACGGTTTTGTATAACCCCACAGAGAATCTATAACAATCTAGTCCATTTCCATATATTTGGACTGGTGACAACAAATAGAAATTGTAACGTGAATGCCTACACTTTTCTCTCAACTTTGCTATATTGATAAAACTAATTCCAAACCATATGCAGTTATAAGAACTTGCAAGGCTGCACTTCTCAACAAATTAGTAAAATTAATACAAAAGGAGAATTTTTACCTATTGATCAAATATGAAAGTAATAGCATTGCTTGGCAAAGAGATGCATTTCTTATATGAGCTAGTTAAAGACAAGGTAATATGTATACCCAATGTAGTTTTTGACTACAGATAGCCTCCCTAGGAGGCTGAAACAATGTTATACTCTGCAGAATGTAGTTGcgccaaaacaaaacaaaagggaaAAAATCATTAATGTGATAAATAGTGTATTGTTTATAATCACATCCtgtaattcttcttcttcttttttttatgctTGTCCTGTTAACAAGAATCTTTCAATCAAACATTGAATGTATACAGATTGAGCTGCTTGCAGAATTTTTAAGGAAAACCTGTTTGCAAAATTTAGTATATATGTCTCCCAAATCAGAAAAATATTCTATGATGATTAACCTCTGGTGTTAAGAAAAAGAAATGTTTTAGTAATAaccaaaaaatttaattgatgaaaAATAGTACACAAGCCATCATATGTATAACTGAGAATGTGATAAAAGTGACACGAACCTTTGCCAACAATAAGGCCACATTGCTTCCATGTAAGCTTGTGAAAGGGCTCTAGCTTTGTAAAATTCAACAGTAGAGCAACaggaagaaagatcaaaagaTTAAACAGCCCAAGAAATCCAAGAAACTGAGCTGTACTTGCTTGACCTTCTCCTTTTGTCTCATCAGGCAGCTTTTTACGAATCAGTGTGATGTATACAGCATACAGGCCTGCTGAAAGAAGAGCAAGAATGTCTCCAAGAAGATGATTTGTTCCAATTGCATTGGCTGCAGGATTTGGATTTGAATCAGCCAGGCTGACTATTATTGTTCCCCCCATGCACAGAAGAACGCTAATCAGCTTTACCCATGTAAACTTCTCTCCTAGGAATGCTAAAGCGACCAAGAAAGTGAAAAGGCTAGATGTACTGCTTAAGATAGTATTAGACTGCAAAAAAGGAATAAGCACCCATTACAATGTTATAGCAAgatggaaggaaagaagaaagtaaaaggagaagaCACACATATTTCTATGTGTTTAAGGATACGTACTGTTACAGTGGTATATTTGAGAGACAGATTGAAAGTCAGTTGTGCTAAAAACCAAAAAGGGCATATCAACAAGCTGACTTTAGCTACACGAGTGCGTGTCCATCGACCCTTTGCATCTACTTGTTTACTGCAGTCTTGACTCACAACATCCAATTCTGGTTGACCACATGCATTAGCATGACTAGATTCTGGAAGCCTGGACTGAACTCCGGATAAAGTATCCTCTTTACTATGACCCGCTAAAACATTGGGGTTCGTATCATGATTACTCTCATGAAGAAGATTTACATTCTCCAAATCACTAGATTGTTGTTTGTCTGCATCTTTCTTATTTCTCAAACAAGACCAAAAACCTTCAATTGAATCCTCAAAATGCCTTGAAATTTCAACAATAGGGATGTAAACCACAAACAATGAGTTGCAAATGTATGTTATTAGGAAAGGAGAAACACCAGCATCTACTACAGATTGAACTATAAAACTGGCAGCAATCCATATGGTTGCAACTGCAATTATGTACATCAAACCTATTGCCCAACGCATGGTATCTCTGTCCATCCACCTCTCAACCCATTTCCACCGATGACCAGTTCCAGAGTCATCTAACTTTTCCATATTTCCTGTTCAACAGAAACCATTTCATTAATGCTTTCATGC from Elaeis guineensis isolate ETL-2024a chromosome 4, EG11, whole genome shotgun sequence includes these protein-coding regions:
- the LOC140857524 gene encoding thiamine-repressible mitochondrial transport protein THI74-like — protein: MEKLDDSGTGHRWKWVERWMDRDTMRWAIGLMYIIAVATIWIAASFIVQSVVDAGVSPFLITYICNSLFVVYIPIVEISRHFEDSIEGFWSCLRNKKDADKQQSSDLENVNLLHESNHDTNPNVLAGHSKEDTLSGVQSRLPESSHANACGQPELDVVSQDCSKQVDAKGRWTRTRVAKVSLLICPFWFLAQLTFNLSLKYTTVTSNTILSSTSSLFTFLVALAFLGEKFTWVKLISVLLCMGGTIIVSLADSNPNPAANAIGTNHLLGDILALLSAGLYAVYITLIRKKLPDETKGEGQASTAQFLGFLGLFNLLIFLPVALLLNFTKLEPFHKLTWKQCGLIVGKGLLDNVLSDYLWAKAIHLTTTTVATAGLTIQVPIAAIVDSLTGNAPYLMDYIGAAAVMVGFAGINIPSDAFSGTQTSQELAVENNDVSDDHFEPPIERNRTSLS